Proteins encoded together in one Neobacillus sp. FSL H8-0543 window:
- a CDS encoding ABC transporter ATP-binding protein, translating into MTVLEVKNLQKSFGAIRAVQDISFSVKAGEVFTIIGPNGAGKTTTLEMIEGLVAPDQGEIRFGEMSWENNATAIKMKIGVQPQSSAMFDLLTPEENLDLFATFYDKARPTEEILKLINLTEHRKNQVSKLSGGQRQRLAIGLAMISDPDIIFLDEPTTGLDPQARRNIWDIILELKKLGKTTILTTHYMEEAEKLSDRVCIVDQGSVVTLDTPSALIEQLTKEREVRLSFLDGEAAAMEADVFSKTLESVSRTEREGTALKLWTNKPEDTLHDLFKFTKERNYQVEQVSIREMSLEDVFIAFTGKDWRD; encoded by the coding sequence ATGACGGTTTTGGAAGTAAAAAATCTGCAAAAGTCATTTGGAGCCATTCGGGCAGTACAGGACATCAGTTTTTCTGTAAAGGCTGGAGAAGTATTCACCATCATCGGACCAAACGGGGCGGGCAAGACGACGACACTTGAAATGATTGAGGGTCTGGTCGCTCCTGATCAGGGAGAAATACGTTTCGGAGAAATGAGTTGGGAAAACAATGCAACAGCGATTAAGATGAAAATCGGTGTCCAGCCCCAATCTAGCGCCATGTTCGACCTCTTGACTCCTGAAGAAAATTTAGATCTATTTGCCACTTTTTATGATAAGGCTCGGCCGACGGAGGAAATACTCAAACTTATTAATCTAACTGAACATCGTAAAAATCAAGTATCAAAGCTATCCGGGGGTCAGCGCCAACGGCTTGCGATTGGACTGGCGATGATTAGCGATCCCGATATTATCTTCCTCGATGAGCCGACAACAGGACTCGACCCACAAGCCCGCCGTAATATTTGGGATATTATCCTCGAGCTCAAAAAATTAGGTAAAACAACGATACTGACTACACATTATATGGAAGAAGCAGAAAAATTAAGTGACCGAGTTTGTATTGTCGATCAAGGCAGTGTCGTTACATTAGATACCCCCTCCGCCCTCATTGAACAGCTGACAAAAGAGCGTGAAGTAAGATTATCCTTTTTGGATGGGGAAGCAGCTGCAATGGAAGCGGATGTTTTTTCGAAAACTCTGGAGTCGGTATCCCGAACGGAGCGTGAAGGTACGGCACTTAAACTATGGACAAATAAGCCAGAGGATACACTCCATGACTTGTTTAAATTCACAAAGGAAAGGAATTATCAGGTCGAACAGGTAAGCATTCGCGAAATGAGTCTGGAAGACGTCTTTATTGCTTTTACT
- a CDS encoding cytochrome c, producing MKKLWAVVALSLILMAGCSSNTSKEARPTDPEGLYKLSCLGCHGANLEGVAGPPVTNMASKYSEEELLKLINEGVGIMPGGLFSEEEALTVTKWLLEK from the coding sequence ATGAAGAAACTTTGGGCTGTTGTTGCCCTATCACTTATACTAATGGCTGGATGTTCCAGCAATACTTCGAAGGAAGCAAGACCCACAGATCCTGAAGGGCTCTATAAGTTAAGCTGTTTAGGCTGTCATGGGGCAAACTTAGAGGGTGTAGCGGGGCCGCCAGTAACGAACATGGCAAGCAAGTATTCAGAAGAGGAATTATTAAAACTCATCAACGAAGGTGTGGGAATAATGCCTGGCGGGCTTTTTTCAGAAGAAGAGGCCCTAACCGTTACAAAATGGCTGTTGGAAAAATAG
- a CDS encoding HAD hydrolase-like protein, with protein MFQTEVQPFPYMCEVLNTLQKDGHQLHLFTGGDKENQTRKISQLALDNYFEDRVFIYEHKNSSALQDVLDKINSDKKFTWMIGNSLKTDIKPAIELGINAIHIPTELEWSYNITDIDIEPSGTIAELESLLDLPDYLSEYNFFSTA; from the coding sequence GTGTTTCAAACGGAGGTCCAGCCATTCCCCTATATGTGTGAGGTGTTAAATACGCTTCAAAAAGATGGCCATCAGCTACACTTATTTACCGGTGGAGATAAAGAAAATCAGACGCGAAAAATTAGTCAATTAGCGTTAGATAACTACTTTGAAGATCGCGTTTTTATTTATGAACATAAAAATTCCTCTGCCCTTCAAGATGTGCTTGACAAAATTAACTCAGATAAAAAGTTTACTTGGATGATTGGAAATTCCCTTAAAACGGATATTAAGCCCGCCATCGAGCTTGGGATTAATGCGATTCACATCCCAACGGAGCTGGAATGGAGCTATAACATCACAGATATTGATATTGAGCCAAGCGGAACCATTGCCGAATTAGAATCACTCCTTGACCTACCCGATTATTTAAGTGAATACAACTTCTTCTCCACTGCCTGA
- a CDS encoding VanZ family protein yields MLKMVMKERVLMRWFFILFWVGVIFIFTCTSSFNGLIESGLIQFHWDNKPLFSELLSPFPGNLSMNLLLQKSGHFFVFFILAALLQTRLRSKLFILTLSVSYAVLTEILQLYFTRDGRLFDIGFDIAGVLFALAIGSLFTVRKTATAKASPRGEAR; encoded by the coding sequence ATGTTAAAAATGGTGATGAAGGAGAGGGTATTGATGCGTTGGTTTTTTATTTTGTTTTGGGTTGGTGTTATTTTTATTTTTACTTGTACGTCAAGTTTTAATGGTTTGATTGAGTCTGGTTTGATTCAGTTTCATTGGGATAATAAACCATTATTTTCTGAGCTTCTCAGCCCCTTCCCAGGGAACCTGAGCATGAACCTACTGCTCCAAAAGTCCGGGCATTTCTTCGTTTTTTTTATTCTTGCTGCATTACTTCAAACCCGCCTCCGGTCTAAACTTTTCATCCTGACACTCTCAGTATCTTATGCGGTGCTAACCGAGATTCTTCAATTGTATTTCACCCGCGACGGAAGATTATTTGATATTGGCTTTGATATCGCAGGCGTCCTATTCGCTTTAGCGATAGGCAGTCTATTTACAGTAAGAAAAACAGCCACCGCCAAAGCAAGTCCCCGCGGGGAAGCCCGCTAA
- a CDS encoding DoxX family membrane protein: MFINFLRENKISAAILTIIRLYLGYAWFTAGLGKLTGGGFDASGYLGNAIANPVKGPDGNMVYGWYVNFLESFALPNIDVFNFIVPWGETLIGLGLLLGCLTTTAMFFGLVMNFSFFLAGTVSHNPTDIFLGFIILTAGYNAGRIGLDRWVVPFIRKTAKTYTNKNKAAA; encoded by the coding sequence ATGTTTATCAATTTTTTAAGAGAAAATAAAATCTCTGCTGCTATTTTAACTATTATTCGTTTATACCTTGGATACGCGTGGTTCACAGCTGGTTTAGGAAAATTAACAGGTGGTGGATTTGATGCTTCAGGTTACTTAGGAAATGCTATTGCAAATCCAGTTAAAGGTCCAGATGGCAACATGGTTTACGGCTGGTACGTAAACTTCCTAGAAAGCTTTGCGTTGCCGAACATTGATGTCTTCAACTTCATCGTTCCTTGGGGCGAAACACTAATTGGCTTAGGATTACTTCTTGGTTGCTTAACAACAACAGCAATGTTCTTTGGACTTGTGATGAACTTCAGCTTCTTCTTAGCAGGAACTGTTTCTCATAACCCAACTGATATATTCCTAGGATTCATTATCTTAACTGCAGGCTACAACGCAGGGCGCATTGGCTTAGACCGCTGGGTGGTTCCGTTCATCCGCAAAACAGCTAAGACGTACACAAATAAAAATAAAGCGGCTGCCTAA
- a CDS encoding DMT family transporter produces the protein MEQKDRSKSIGLPLTISIIAISFSAIFVKWSDAPASILSMYRMWFASILMLPIVWKYRAEFKKISKKDGFFLICSGVFLALHFVLWFGSLKLTTVASSTIILALQPIVSLVGGYFLFKERTNAPALMTMGVAIIGAVMIGWGDFGLSKAAIQGDILSFLSVIAVVGYLFIGQTTVKKVLHWIYSFCVFLSASVVLTIYNFSTGVSFSGYPAKEWGIFLLLAIVPTVSHVINNWLLNYVNATTISMSILGEPVGATLLAIILLGERLAGWQIVGGVLVLFGVFLFLIQQQKPRQIKTASIQAEPNTTTPQ, from the coding sequence ATGGAACAAAAAGATCGTTCAAAATCAATTGGCTTGCCACTCACCATTTCAATAATTGCCATCTCATTTTCAGCAATTTTCGTAAAATGGTCTGATGCGCCAGCCTCCATTTTAAGTATGTATCGAATGTGGTTTGCTAGTATTCTGATGCTTCCAATCGTTTGGAAATATCGGGCGGAATTTAAAAAAATATCAAAAAAAGATGGTTTCTTTTTAATTTGCTCGGGTGTTTTTTTAGCACTGCATTTTGTCCTTTGGTTCGGGTCTTTAAAATTAACGACCGTTGCAAGCTCGACAATCATTCTAGCCTTACAACCGATTGTATCGTTAGTCGGTGGCTATTTTCTATTCAAAGAACGCACGAACGCACCTGCCTTAATGACGATGGGAGTTGCCATCATCGGAGCGGTGATGATTGGCTGGGGAGACTTTGGTTTAAGTAAAGCTGCGATTCAAGGGGATATCCTTTCCTTCCTAAGTGTAATCGCCGTGGTCGGTTATTTATTTATCGGGCAAACTACCGTTAAAAAAGTATTGCATTGGATTTACAGCTTTTGTGTCTTTCTCTCGGCATCAGTAGTTCTAACAATCTATAACTTCTCAACAGGTGTTTCCTTTAGTGGTTATCCGGCCAAAGAATGGGGAATTTTCCTACTATTGGCGATTGTTCCAACCGTGAGCCATGTTATTAATAATTGGCTCTTAAACTATGTCAATGCAACAACTATCTCGATGAGTATTCTAGGAGAACCCGTCGGAGCCACACTTTTAGCAATCATTTTATTAGGAGAGCGTCTCGCAGGATGGCAAATCGTTGGCGGGGTCCTCGTCCTCTTTGGCGTCTTCCTCTTCCTAATTCAACAGCAAAAACCAAGACAAATCAAAACTGCCAGCATCCAGGCGGAACCAAACACAACCACTCCACAATAA
- a CDS encoding N-acetylmuramoyl-L-alanine amidase, with product MKLYLDPGHGGTDPGASGNGIREKDITLDIAQKIRSILINSYENIEIKMSRTGDTTKSLSQRTNEANAWDADFYLSIHCNAANSSARGYEDYIYSGVSNSSRTATYQDIIHAEVIKLNQLINRGQKKANFHVLRETKMDAFLSENGFIDNPEDAALMKQNSWRQSVAQGHATGVAKAFKLKAKTTTPPPKPPANPADPPKNPPATGTLYKVIAGSFKGKENADERVIFLRSKGIESFVVTASISGGTWYRVQAGAFASRENANTRVAEIKKSGINDAFLLAENENVSTRGTTPVIPSTILGPAQISAEQMDQFVKKVNPNAPELGSYYKSLGEYYGIRGDVAFAQAVHETNYFRYTGVVERGQNNYAGIGATGPDVRGATFATPKDGVLGHLQHLYAYATTQPLPTKYPLVDPRFNLVKRGSAPTWIGLNGKWAVPGDTYGQSILSVYEKMITG from the coding sequence ATGAAACTCTATTTAGACCCAGGTCATGGTGGAACAGATCCCGGTGCCTCAGGGAATGGAATACGCGAAAAGGATATTACCCTAGATATTGCCCAAAAAATTCGCAGTATCCTGATAAATAGTTATGAAAATATAGAAATAAAAATGAGTAGGACAGGTGATACCACCAAAAGCTTAAGCCAGCGCACAAATGAGGCCAACGCTTGGGATGCTGATTTTTATTTATCTATCCACTGTAATGCAGCAAACAGCTCAGCACGGGGATACGAGGACTATATATACAGCGGCGTTTCTAACTCTTCAAGAACAGCAACCTATCAAGATATAATTCATGCAGAAGTCATCAAATTAAATCAATTGATAAATCGCGGTCAAAAAAAGGCCAACTTCCACGTTTTGCGCGAGACGAAGATGGATGCCTTCTTATCGGAAAACGGTTTTATTGACAATCCAGAGGATGCCGCTCTAATGAAACAGAATTCTTGGCGGCAAAGCGTTGCCCAAGGACATGCAACCGGAGTCGCAAAGGCATTTAAACTAAAGGCGAAAACAACAACACCACCGCCTAAACCACCCGCAAATCCTGCAGACCCGCCAAAAAATCCACCCGCAACCGGTACCCTTTACAAAGTAATTGCCGGGTCCTTCAAAGGAAAAGAAAACGCAGACGAGCGCGTTATTTTCCTACGTTCAAAGGGCATCGAATCCTTTGTGGTAACTGCCAGCATCTCAGGCGGGACTTGGTACCGCGTACAAGCAGGGGCATTTGCAAGTCGCGAAAATGCCAACACTCGTGTAGCTGAGATTAAAAAATCTGGAATAAATGACGCCTTCCTACTTGCTGAAAATGAGAATGTGAGCACCCGTGGAACGACACCCGTCATTCCCTCAACCATCTTAGGTCCGGCACAAATATCGGCAGAACAAATGGATCAATTTGTGAAAAAGGTTAACCCTAACGCACCTGAACTTGGAAGTTATTATAAATCCTTAGGAGAGTATTATGGCATTAGAGGAGATGTCGCATTTGCTCAAGCCGTCCACGAAACAAACTACTTCCGCTACACTGGAGTGGTCGAACGCGGGCAAAACAACTATGCAGGCATAGGTGCAACAGGGCCCGACGTTCGAGGCGCAACCTTTGCAACACCAAAAGACGGCGTACTGGGACACCTTCAGCACTTATACGCATATGCAACAACCCAACCCCTCCCAACTAAATACCCATTGGTTGACCCGCGCTTTAATCTCGTCAAAAGAGGGTCTGCCCCAACATGGATCGGCTTAAATGGCAAATGGGCCGTACCTGGCGACACCTACGGACAATCGATACTGAGTGTATATGAAAAAATGATTACTGGATAA
- the galE gene encoding UDP-glucose 4-epimerase GalE — protein MILVVGGAGYIGSHLVKELVEKEKVIVLDNLSTGHREAVDSRAIFVEGDLGDEEDLQMIFSSYPIKAVMHFAAFSLVGESVIDPLKYYQNNVASTITLLNVMMRNNVKNFIFSSTAATYGIPNVDVIDEKTVTAPINPYGHSKLMIEQILGDFSKAYGLHYVVLRYFNAAGAHESAKIGESHDPETHLIPIILQQLLGQRDQISVFGTDYDTADGTCIRDYIHVTDLASAHILALESLLNEEKSAEVYNLGNGLGYSVKEVIETCEKVTGVEANVVMADRRAGDPARLVASSEKIFTELGWKAERNLEQIIADAWKWHQKQQY, from the coding sequence ATGATTCTCGTTGTTGGCGGTGCAGGTTATATTGGAAGCCATCTTGTAAAGGAATTAGTTGAAAAAGAAAAGGTTATCGTTCTCGATAATCTGTCGACTGGCCACCGTGAAGCAGTTGACAGCCGGGCAATTTTTGTTGAAGGCGATCTTGGAGATGAAGAAGATTTACAAATGATTTTTTCTAGTTACCCGATTAAAGCGGTTATGCATTTTGCAGCATTTAGCCTTGTTGGCGAATCAGTGATCGATCCGCTTAAATACTATCAAAATAACGTGGCATCAACCATTACTCTATTAAATGTTATGATGAGAAACAACGTGAAAAATTTCATTTTTTCTTCGACGGCCGCTACTTATGGCATACCGAATGTTGATGTGATTGATGAAAAAACAGTAACAGCACCGATTAATCCATATGGTCATTCCAAATTAATGATTGAGCAGATTCTTGGTGATTTTTCAAAAGCTTACGGATTACACTACGTAGTATTGCGTTATTTTAATGCAGCAGGCGCCCATGAATCTGCTAAGATTGGAGAGAGCCATGATCCTGAGACCCATTTAATTCCGATTATCCTCCAGCAGCTGTTAGGGCAGCGTGATCAGATTTCTGTGTTTGGCACCGATTATGATACCGCGGACGGTACGTGTATCCGCGATTACATTCATGTCACGGATTTGGCAAGTGCCCATATCCTTGCCCTCGAGTCGCTATTGAATGAGGAGAAATCTGCTGAAGTCTACAATCTGGGTAACGGCCTCGGCTATTCAGTAAAAGAAGTCATTGAAACCTGTGAAAAAGTGACGGGAGTGGAAGCGAATGTCGTGATGGCAGACCGCCGAGCTGGAGACCCTGCCAGATTGGTTGCTTCATCAGAAAAGATTTTTACAGAACTGGGCTGGAAAGCAGAACGGAATCTGGAACAAATCATTGCCGATGCCTGGAAATGGCATCAAAAACAGCAATATTAA